Proteins encoded in a region of the Sander lucioperca isolate FBNREF2018 chromosome 4, SLUC_FBN_1.2, whole genome shotgun sequence genome:
- the LOC116039637 gene encoding uncharacterized protein LOC116039637, with product METPNSTEGRHGPQESVKVLATTFKNGNELKRKIYSVQSTTELLEKTTELGFVLDRILKFNIDFQEFTDVDSSVQISNLDRFQVHFSEAPHLQTVPREVCQTQPTQEPDQQAGLRPLLEMKVPEIFDELQTKGIVTEKTRMKLIKVCISDLVEKHGFYPSTTEKVVLAKNIITIFPSLKVQIDGRGEGFEHFFDPASHSGFLEMRLRNIRRKLEEGQRRYSRHKRCRDVEEMSSSVQYEGDGSDVREFINLMKRLRPSAENMSSIKSAMQKTFTWRRSWISTHSPTMEEILQEYPRFLDIPTLLDTEFGKMHQGKGDLFLRRWEASIMPKLKAVAAREKGDVASLVEGMEDQTEDEKCYIMLVVLTHLLPPIAASRCSVKSAITQLVDFVPAGSTIASLYNASQDPAQSTQPQLVSIGHLRGGSQQYVIVGKSDKIAIPLDEGLACAVDKLFKLYWVCNLAYPAPLSSVFSFIEYIYDLPMSTNRRAKVLERISKVKSIN from the exons GAAGGGAGACATGGGCCGCAGGAATCTGTGAAAGTCCTTGCAACTACTTTTAAGAATGGAAATGAATTGAAAAGAAAGATTTACAGTGTCCAAAGCACAACAGAGCTTCTGGAAAAAACAACTGAATTGGGATTTGTCCTTGACCGGATTTTAAAATTCAATATTGATTTCCAAGAGTTCACTGATGTTGATAGTAGTGTGCAGATAAGTAACCTTGACAGATTCCAAGTGCACTTTTCAGAAGCACCCCATCTTCAAACTGTCCCAAGAGAAGTCTGTCAAACTCAG CCTACACAGGAGCCAGATCAGCAGGCTGGTCTGAGGCCTCTACTTGAAATGAAAGTTCCAGAAATATTTGATGAACTCCAAACTAAGGGCATTGTTACAGAGAAGACCAGAATGAAACTCATTAAAGTTTGCATCTCTGACTTGGTGGAGAAGCATGGATT tTATCCCTCCACTACTGAAAAGGTGGTTCTTGCAAAGAACATCATCACCATCTTCCCATCGCTAAAAGTCCAAATTGATGGCAGAGGAGAAGGCTTT GAGCATTTCTTTGATCCAGCATCACACTCTGGGTTTTTGGAGATGAGGCTTCGCAATATCCGCCGGAAGCTAGAGGAAGGCCAGCGTCGTTACAGTAGACACAAGAGGTGCCGAGATGTTGAAGAGATGTCAAGTTCTGTGCAATATGAAGGGGACGGCAGCGACGTCAGAGAGTTCATCAACCTGATGAAAAGGCTGAGGCCTTCTGCAGAAAACATGTCCTCAATCAAATCAGCGATGCAGAAAACATTCACCTGGCGTAGGTCGTGGATATCCACACATTCACCCACCATGGAGGAAATCTTGCAAGAGTATCCACGCTTCCTGGATATACCGACACTG CTTGATACAGAGTTTGGTAAAATGCATCAAGGAAAGGGGGACCTGTTCCTAAGGCGGTGGGAGGCCAGCATCATGCCAAAGCTGAAAGCTGTTGCTGCCAGGGAGAAGGGTGATGTTGCATCTCTTGTTGAAGGGATGGAAGACCAAACTGAAG ATGAGAAGTGCTACATCATGTTGGTTGTCCTCACTCATCTCCTTCCACCAATTGCAGCAAGCCGCTGTAGCGTCAAGTCTGCCATTACACAACTCGTTGATTTTGTGCCG GCAGGAAGTACCATTGCCTCCCTCTACAATGCATCCCAGGATCCAGCACAGAGCACACAGCCACAACTAGTCAGCATTGGTCATCTAAGGGGAGGGTCACAGCAGTACGTCATTGTGGGCAAGTCTGACAAGATTGCTATTCCCTTGGATGAAGGCCTGGCATGTGCTGTGGACAAGCTCTTCAAGCTCTACTGGGTATGCAACTTGGCCTACCCAGCCCCGCTCAGCTCTGTGTTCTCATTCATCGAGTACATTTACGACTTACCCATGTCAACAAACAGGAGAGCAAAGGTATTGGAACGCATTTCAAAAGTCAAGTCTATTAATTAG
- the LOC116039638 gene encoding keratin, type I cytoskeletal 13-like → MYLSGYPSMSVSSMTGPRRAMSVHGGAGRQNVRVSYASNSLGASFDLEQALSGSGGAGGSVSFSGSEKATMQNLNDRLATYLQKVRSLESANTLLERQIREWYDKQTPTVRDYSKYEAIINDLRKKISAATQDNARLMLQIDNARLAQEDFRIKFENEMAVRMSVEADIAGLRKVLDDLTMARSDMEMQVEGLKEELVYLKKNHAEEMAAMRSHVNASSVNVAMDASPKETLTSTLEQIRSQYEGITEKNRREMEVWYKGKFDELNSQVATSTETLQTSRSEINDLKRTLQSLQIELQSQHSLKSALEGQLAETESRYSLKLNQLQAMVNSMEEELRQMRQDIERQRNDYQVLLDIKTRLEMEIAEYRRLLDGEDSSKSVTTVQKTVVKEVKEVVKEVKPVKTQRRKVVIEEIVDGKVVSRTVGEDTEIIKN, encoded by the exons ATGTATCTATCAGGGTATCCCAGCATGTCCGTGTCCTCTATGACAGGCCCCAGGCGGGCTATGAGCGTCCACGGCGGCGCAGGTCGTCAAAACGTCCGGGTGTCCTACGCCTCCAACAGCCTCGGCGCTTCCTTTGACTTGGAGCAAGCCCTCAGTGGCTCCGGAGGCGCCGGTGGAAGTGTCTCCTTTTCAGGCAGCGAGAAAGCGACCATGCAGAACCTCAATGACCGCCTGGCCACCTACTTGCAAAAAGTGCGCTCTCTAGAGTCCGCCAATACGCTGCTGGAGCGTCAAATCCGCGAGTGGTACGACAAGCAGACCCCCACCGTCAGGGACTACAGCAAGTATGAGGCAATCATCAACGACCTGCGCAAAAAG aTCAGTGCTGCCACACAGGACAATGCCAGGCTGATGCTGCAGATTGACAATGCCAGACTGGCACAGGAGGATTTCAGAATCAA GTTTGAGAATGAAATGGCGGTACGCATGTCAGTGGAGGCGGACATTGCCGGACTGCGCAAGGTTCTGGATGACCTGACCATGGCCCGGTCTGACATggagatgcaggtggagggccTGAAGGAAGAGCTGGTCTACCTGAAGAAGAACCACGCAGAG GAAATGGCAGCTATGCGTTCCCATGTTAATGCCAGCTCTGTGAACGTGGCGATGGACGCCAGTCCTAAGGAGACCCTGACCAGCACCCTGGAACAGATCAGATCTCAGTACGAGGGCATCACTGAGAAGAACCGCCGTGAAATGGAGGTCTGGTACAAGGGCAAG TTCGACGAACTGAACAGTCAGGTGGCGACCAGCACAGAGACCCTCCAGACCTCCCGAAGTGAGATCAACGATCTCAAGAGGACCCTGCAGTCCCTGCAGATTGAGCTGCAGTCCCAGCACAGCCTG AAATCTGCCTTGGAGGGCCAGCTGGCGGAGACGGAGTCCCGCTACAGCCTGAAGCTGAACCAGCTCCAGGCCATGGTCAACTCCATGGAGGAGGAGCTCAGACAGATGAGGCAGGACATCGAGAGGCAGCGCAACGACTACCAGGTGCTGCTCGACATCAAGACCCGGCTGGAGATGGAGATCGCCGAGTACAGGAGACTGCTAGATGGAGAGGACTCAAG TAAATCTGTTACCACTGTACAAAAGACTGTGGTCAAAGAAGTCAAAGAAGTGGTCAAAGAAGTCAAAC CC